The following are encoded in a window of Oncorhynchus masou masou isolate Uvic2021 chromosome 17, UVic_Omas_1.1, whole genome shotgun sequence genomic DNA:
- the LOC135558458 gene encoding protein FAM78B-like: MYILVRYHLLPPSLVLLTLLLASTMGCIQSIACKPRIRRENIVVYEVSASIDQCPTVIEENSPIVLRYKTPYFRASAGIVMPPVPRNETWVVGWIQACTQMEFYNTYGDIGMSSWELPELREGRVKAISDSDGVSYPWYGNTTETVTITGPTSKPSRLTVSMNDNFYPSVTWAVPISNSNTAMLSHITRDQSFITWLVAINSVTKERIVLQTVRWRMRVDIAVDPDMPLGSRASLVGRPHQEQPHILNYQEPILSNALGRPNANDAQVLMWRPRRGAPLVVIPPK; the protein is encoded by the exons ATGTACATACTGGTCAGGTATCAtctcctccctccgtctcttGTTCTGCTTACTCTGCTACTTGCCAGCACCATGGGCTGTATCCAGAGCATCGCCTGCAAGCCGCGCATTAGAAGGGAGAACATTGTAGTCTACGAGGTATCGGCCTCCATTGACCAGTGCCCAACGGTGATAGAGGAGAACTCGCCTATAGTGCTGCGGTATAAGACACCATATTTCAGGGCCTCAGCCGGGATCGTAATGCCTCCGGTGCCCCGCAATGAAACCTGGGTGGTGGGTTGGATCCAGGCTTGTACTCAAATGGAGTTCTACAATACTTATGGTGACATTGGCAT GTCCAGCTGGGAGTTACCGGAGCTCCGCGAGGGCCGGGTCAAGGCCATCAGCGACTCGGACGGGGTCAGCTACCCCTGGTACGGCAATACCACCGAGACTGTCACCATCACGGGCCCCACGTCCAAGCCGTCGCGCCTCACGGTCAGCATGAACGACAACTTCTACCCCAGTGTGACCTGGGCCGTGCCCATCAGCAACAGCAACACAGCCATGCTGTCACACATCACCCGAGACCAGAGCTTCATCACCTGGCTGGTTGCCATCAACTCTGTCACCAAG GAGCGCATTGTGCTGCAGACGGTGCGGTGGCGGATGCGGGTGGACATCGCCGTGGACCCTGACATGCCCCTTGGCTCCCGGGCCTCCCTAGTGGGCCGTCCTCACCAGGAGCAGCCCCACATCCTCAACTATCAGGAGCCAATCCTCTCCAACGCCCTGGGACGACCCAATGCCAACGACGCCCAAGTGCTGATGTGGAGGCCCCGCAGAGGGGCGCCCCTAGTGGTCATACCGCCCAAATAA